A portion of the Aricia agestis chromosome 1, ilAriAges1.1, whole genome shotgun sequence genome contains these proteins:
- the LOC121731017 gene encoding uncharacterized protein LOC121731017, with translation METKGSQNVSANNLATIPIDEEDDVVYIAIKGSLHANDCSVFGLSEDEIVALTKKFSGPGTAVINGVQIKTTAIKAINALSQLGYRVVSSSGEGETTWTLKRNI, from the coding sequence atggaaACGAAGGGAAGTCAAAATGTTTCTGCAAATAATTTAGCAACAATTCCTATTGATGAAGAAGATGATGTAGTTTACATTGCTATTAAAGGATCTTTGCATGCAAATGATTGCTCCGTATTTGGCTTAAGTGAAGATGAAATAGTAgcactcacaaaaaaattttcagGACCTGGTACTGCAGTAATAAACGGAGTGCAAATCAAGACAACTGCAATAAAAGCAATCAATGCTCTTTCTCAATTAGGGTACAGAGTGGTTTCCAGCAGCGGCGAAGGAGAGACTACTTGGACATTAAAGCGAAACATTTAA
- the LOC121731001 gene encoding ankyrin repeat domain-containing protein 39 produces MNSHSNCNCCGNSANASVHQTLSEMDWERGIWNAAFSGDKDKVISLIEKSRNARDLVNSPDNAGYSALHYAAGRGHVDICNILLKHGASIDHQTKSGRATPLHKAAAAGKTSTLKFLIENGANIGLQDDDGKTVLHKVVDNKHYDLIHILIDVSPNLPLIKDNKGNIPNITH; encoded by the exons ATGAATAGTCATTCTAACTGTAACTGTTGTGGCAATAGTGCAAACGCATCTGTCCACCAAACATTGTCAGAGATGGATTGGGAGAGGGGCATTTGGAATGCAG ctttctCAGGTGATAAAGATAAAGTTATCTCCTTGATAGAGAAGTCAAGAAATGCTAGAGATCTGGTGAATAGCCCGGACAATGCTGGATATTCGGCCTTGCACTATGCGGCAGGGAGGGGTCATGTTGATATTTGTAATATACTCCTTAAGCATGGAGCTTCTATTGATCATCAAACAAAAAGTGGCAGGGCTACACCACTACACAAAGCAGCTGCTGCTG GAAAAACATCTACTTTGAAGTTTTTAATAGAAAATGGAGCAAACATTGGGCTGCAAGACGATGATGGTAAAACAGTCCTCCATAAAGTTGTTGATAACAAGCATTATGATCTCATCCATATTTTAATTGATGTATCGCCTAATCTTCCTCTAATTAAAGATAATAAGGGAAATATTCCAAATATAACACATT ga
- the LOC121731007 gene encoding uncharacterized protein LOC121731007, protein MPYILIRGNLASYGHKNPWRVLVSGLKAGDIEQLKRFACGGYSDDSTIVYLQHPCVILSALEVLGYKVVASSSTAVKQDYNEYMWTMRKEFSEPEPSIIVEQDNITNFSKEAMHYHHSNKDDEV, encoded by the exons ATGccctacattttgataagaggTAATCTCGCTTCTTATGGGCATAAAAACCCGTGGCGTGTGTTGGTATCCGGCTTAAAAG CCGGGGACATAGAGCAACTAAAACGTTTTGCTTGTGGAGGATATAGTGATGACTCGACTATTGTGTATCTTCAACACCCTTGTGTCATACTTAGTGCTCTAGAG GTACTGGGTTACAAGGTAGTCGCTTCCAGTTCTACTGCAGTCAAACAAGACTACAATGAATACATGTGGACTATGAGAAAGGAGTTTTCAGAGCCCGAACCATCAATTATTGTGGAACAAGATAACATTACCAATTTTAGCAAGGAAGCTATGCACTATCACCACTCAAACAAAGACGACGAAGTTTAG